One window of the Pyrus communis chromosome 17, drPyrComm1.1, whole genome shotgun sequence genome contains the following:
- the LOC137721675 gene encoding RNA-binding protein CP29B, chloroplastic-like gives MTASTAALALPSLSPKTLALYTPKAASIPLYSALALGCKPISISASFLNSGKGFQSVSSRFVRNVAVSSEFEQDEEVLSDDGEASPEPKLFVGNLPFSVDSAQLAGIFESAGNVEMVEVIYDKTTGRSRGFGFVTMSSVQEAESAARQLNGYELDGRALRVNYGPPPPRTEDSSFRGARGPRGGGGGYDSNNRLYVGNLAWGVDNLALENLFSEQGKVLEAKVVFDRDSGRSRGFGFVTYDTADEMNSAIESLDGVDLNGRSIRVSAAEPRPRRQF, from the exons ATGACTGCCTCCACAGCTGCCCTCgctcttccttctctctccccCAAAACCCTAGCCCTCTATACCCCCAAAGCCGCCTCAATCCCGCTCTACTCCGCCCTAGCGCTCGGCTGTAAACCCATTTCAATTTCGGCCTCGTTTCTCAACTCCGGGAAGGGGTTTCAAAGCGTTTCGTCTCGGTTCGTCCGAAACGTCGCCGTCTCGTCCGAGTTCGAGCAGGATGAGGAGGTTCTCAGCGACGACGGAGAGGCCTCCCCTGAACCCAAGCTCTTCGTGGGTAACCTTCCCTTCAGCGTCGATAGCGCTCAGCTCGCTGGAATCTTCGAAAGCGCTGGAAATGTCGAGATGGTCGAG GTGATATATGACAAGACGACCGGAAGAAGCAGAGGATTTGGGTTTGTGACTATGTCCAGTGTTCAAGAAGCTGAATCTGCTGCTCGCCAGCTAAATGGCTAT GAACTTGACGGCAGGGCATTGAGGGTAAACTATGGACCTCCTCCCCCTCGGACTGAGGATTCCTCTTTCAGAGGTGCCAGAGGTCCcagaggtggtggtggtggttatgACTCTAACAACCGCCTTTACGTGGGCAACCTTGCATGGGGTGTTGACAATTTGGCTCTTGAGAACTTGTTTAGTGAGCAAGGAAAGGTTTTGGAAGCCAAGGTAGTTTTTGACAGGGACAGTGGCAGATCGAGGGGTTTCGGTTTTGTAACTTATGATACTGCTGATGAAATGAACAGTGCCATTGAATCATTGGATGGAGTT GACTTGAATGGAAGATCTATCCGAGTGTCTGCAGCAGAACCTAGGCCAAGGCGTCAGTTTTAA